The following proteins are co-located in the Pedobacter frigiditerrae genome:
- a CDS encoding GAF domain-containing protein codes for MNTSVIQINKNNEQTSCHVEATLSFRPLISYLKRRLKTEKTLKAEFYRFLLEKIEKEDSLRNEIHAEDLENYKDTLELIFTILTPLMANEKDLYWALSTPVPDKIFFSTDAFHDILSLHAEQKKNDGEVASKEKQQLQFIYRMILNRFYNYTTILKNEILYAYTNPETHLTQFYNINADTQFIDITYDGDLPELNFELVAAQIQEGTELDLLQEVIPLSKFKFDGFTVITLSDVTLQHAIDGIRNALVNHTYENEAYEHVIQALKTLAGDGHIEFGLLPFLMVNNKFVFDNEQNSQSILLDSGKKYNLLEESFFALVDEYKDNPRPVLFNNLTDAKIQKFPFLEVLRKNGIQSYSFLPIYYNNQLAGVMEIYSRESLEVDEKLVSRLHSALPLLGQLLQYRIEEFNFKMDEVLKDKFTALQPSVQWKFNQVVWDFLKKSKGKKKTAEIETVTFKGLYPLFGAIDIRNSTIERNYALKEDLKVQLALLNKTLTELRVIVPLDLIDKILFNCKDWLSRIKDAISSSEEALLNEFLELEVYPMLKHIVKGHPQAKDTVQTYFSNINSDSGIAFENRRTLETSMQFINTAVSEYLEDAQQTLQASYPCYFAKFRTDGVEYDIYIGQDIAPDVPFDLLYLKNIRLWQLTAMVEVARLTNSLVSQMPRALLTTQLIFIHSNPIDISFRNDERRFDVEGAYNIRYEVVKKRIDKVLVKGTEERLTQPGKIALVYFNNYEANEYLEYIKYLQEQGFLQDDLEMLDLEELQGVSGLKALRVGVNYMSCDFFDEQWTKIKKTIKRNPFRKADKML; via the coding sequence ATGAACACGAGCGTAATCCAAATTAATAAAAATAACGAGCAAACAAGTTGCCACGTAGAAGCTACGCTGTCTTTTAGGCCGTTAATCTCTTATTTAAAGAGAAGGCTTAAAACAGAGAAGACTTTAAAGGCAGAATTTTATCGTTTTTTATTAGAAAAGATAGAAAAGGAAGATTCGCTCCGTAATGAAATCCACGCAGAAGATTTAGAAAACTATAAAGATACGCTTGAATTAATTTTTACCATTTTAACGCCTTTAATGGCTAATGAGAAAGATTTATATTGGGCGTTAAGTACACCAGTTCCAGATAAAATTTTCTTTAGTACCGATGCTTTTCACGATATTCTTTCTTTACATGCAGAGCAGAAAAAGAACGATGGAGAGGTGGCGTCAAAAGAAAAACAACAATTACAGTTTATTTATAGAATGATTTTGAATAGGTTCTATAACTATACGACTATCCTAAAAAACGAAATTTTATACGCTTACACAAATCCAGAAACTCATTTAACACAGTTTTACAATATAAACGCTGATACACAATTTATCGATATAACTTATGATGGTGATTTACCTGAACTAAATTTCGAGTTAGTAGCGGCTCAAATTCAAGAGGGCACAGAATTAGACCTTTTACAAGAAGTTATTCCATTGAGCAAATTTAAGTTTGATGGTTTTACAGTTATAACTCTTTCAGACGTAACCTTGCAACATGCAATTGATGGTATTCGCAATGCGTTGGTTAATCACACTTATGAAAATGAGGCTTATGAACACGTTATACAAGCCTTAAAAACCTTAGCAGGAGATGGTCACATCGAATTTGGTTTACTTCCATTTTTAATGGTTAACAATAAGTTTGTATTTGATAACGAACAAAACTCTCAAAGTATATTGCTGGATTCTGGTAAGAAATATAATTTATTAGAAGAGTCTTTCTTTGCCTTAGTTGATGAATATAAGGATAATCCGAGACCAGTTTTATTTAATAATTTAACTGATGCTAAAATTCAGAAATTCCCATTTCTAGAGGTTTTGCGAAAAAACGGAATACAATCTTATTCATTTTTGCCAATTTATTATAACAATCAGTTGGCTGGTGTAATGGAAATTTATTCGAGAGAAAGCTTAGAGGTTGATGAAAAATTAGTGTCAAGACTTCATTCTGCGTTGCCACTATTAGGACAATTATTACAATATAGGATAGAAGAATTTAATTTCAAGATGGATGAAGTTTTGAAAGATAAATTCACTGCTTTACAACCTTCCGTACAATGGAAATTTAATCAAGTAGTTTGGGATTTTCTTAAAAAGAGTAAAGGGAAAAAGAAAACTGCAGAAATTGAAACGGTAACATTCAAAGGACTTTATCCACTTTTTGGTGCAATTGATATTCGCAATTCTACAATCGAACGTAATTATGCTTTAAAGGAAGATTTGAAAGTTCAATTGGCACTTTTAAATAAAACGTTAACAGAATTAAGAGTAATAGTTCCACTCGATTTAATTGATAAGATTTTATTTAACTGTAAGGATTGGTTAAGTAGAATTAAGGATGCAATTAGCTCAAGCGAAGAAGCCTTGTTAAACGAATTTTTAGAGTTGGAAGTTTATCCAATGCTGAAACATATCGTAAAAGGTCATCCACAGGCAAAAGATACTGTACAGACTTATTTTTCTAATATCAATTCAGATAGTGGTATTGCATTTGAAAACAGGCGGACTTTAGAAACGTCGATGCAGTTCATTAATACTGCGGTTAGCGAATATCTTGAAGACGCACAACAAACTTTGCAAGCTTCATACCCTTGTTATTTTGCCAAGTTTAGAACAGATGGAGTTGAATATGATATTTATATTGGTCAAGACATCGCACCAGATGTGCCATTTGATTTATTGTATTTAAAAAATATTCGCCTTTGGCAATTAACCGCAATGGTAGAGGTTGCTCGTTTAACCAACAGCTTGGTTAGCCAAATGCCAAGAGCTTTACTTACAACACAGTTGATATTTATCCACAGCAATCCGATTGATATCAGTTTTAGAAACGATGAAAGAAGATTTGATGTGGAAGGTGCTTACAACATTCGCTACGAAGTGGTTAAAAAAAGGATTGATAAGGTTTTAGTGAAGGGAACTGAAGAACGCTTAACACAGCCTGGCAAAATTGCCTTGGTCTATTTTAACAATTACGAAGCAAATGAATATTTAGAATACATCAAATATTTACAAGAGCAAGGGTTTTTACAAGACGACTTGGAAATGCTAGACCTAGAAGAGTTACAAGGTGTAAGCGGATTAAAGGCTTTACGTGTAGGTGTAAATTACATGTCATGCGATTTCTTTGACGAGCAATGGACAAAGATTAAAAAGACGATTAAGAGAAATCCTTTTAGGAAAGCAGATAAAATGCTTTAA
- a CDS encoding TetR/AcrR family transcriptional regulator yields MGSKERILRQKEETRKSILDAALQIVKQEGWAALSMRKIADVIEYTAPIIYEYFSNKEGILFELTRQGYMHLGVKVKAARDSKEDSEEQLEAMWLAYWDFAFEEKEFYQLMYGVQVNCCELYTKMPEAEYTTDLFYDAIEKLLTKQPVSEDTSCLKYYTFWSLIHGLVSINLVQKGANDEINQQILRSAIKAIIKTIND; encoded by the coding sequence ATGGGAAGTAAAGAAAGAATACTGCGTCAGAAAGAAGAAACTCGTAAGAGTATTTTGGATGCTGCTTTACAAATTGTAAAACAAGAGGGCTGGGCTGCGTTAAGTATGCGTAAAATTGCTGATGTAATTGAATATACAGCACCGATTATTTACGAATACTTCTCAAACAAAGAAGGTATTTTATTTGAGCTAACAAGGCAAGGATACATGCACCTAGGTGTTAAAGTAAAGGCTGCCAGAGATAGTAAAGAAGATTCCGAAGAACAATTAGAAGCAATGTGGCTTGCCTATTGGGATTTTGCATTTGAAGAAAAAGAATTTTACCAATTAATGTACGGAGTACAAGTTAATTGTTGTGAACTTTACACTAAAATGCCTGAAGCTGAATATACAACAGATTTATTTTATGATGCAATTGAAAAATTACTGACTAAACAACCTGTTTCTGAAGATACGTCTTGCCTAAAATATTATACTTTTTGGTCGTTAATTCACGGCTTGGTATCTATCAATTTAGTTCAAAAAGGAGCTAATGATGAAATTAATCAGCAAATTTTAAGAAGTGCTATTAAGGCAATTATTAAAACCATTAACGACTAA